The segment CACACCTCAGCGTTTGAAACTGGAGACGCTTTAGGAGCTTTCGAAAGATTCCACCTTTTAGGAATGGCATATCAAGGTTTAAATGCTAACAATCTGGTATTTGACTTAGTTAAAGAAAATGGAAAAGGTACTGTTGGAACAGTAGTTGCATCAGTGGTAGAAAGAGCTCTTGATGATGGGGTAATTAAAGTAGCAAAAACCATGCCATCAGGGTTCAAAATGTATGAACCTAATGATTGGGCCCTATGGAACGCTTACGCAGCATCAGGCCTAATAGCATCTGTAATAGTTAACATCGGTGCAGCAAGAGCAGCTCAAGGAGTTCCTTCCACACTATTATACTACAACGATATACTCGAATACGAAACCAGCCTTCCTGGCGTTGATTACGGACGTGTAGAAGGAACAGGTGTAGGAATGAGTTTCTTCTCTCACTCCATATACGGAGGAGGTAGTCCTGGTACTTTCCATGGAAATCACGTAGTAACCAGGCACAGTAAAGGATTCGTTGTGCCTTGTGCAGCAGCATCAATGTGTTTAGATGCAGGTACTCAAATGTTCTCAGTTGAATCAACATCTGGATTGATGGGTACAGTGTATGGAGATATAGAATACTTCAAAGAACCAATTAAGTATGTTGCAGACGGAGCTAGAGAAGTAAAGGATAAATTATAAGAAAATTAGATTTGAGGCGGTAATATGGAAGAAATAAAGGCCGTTGATGTTAAAATATTTCCTTACAGGCGTTTAAAACCCGGAACAACTGAAAAAATACTTAACAGTATTATGGAATTTGATGGAATTTTAAGGGTTATAGTAAATGGAAATTCCATACCTAAAACTGTAGTATTCGGCCCTGCAAAAGGAACTCAGGTTAATCATGAAGACAGGAAGGTTATTAAAGTCAAAGAAGATCCCGTAGAACTTCGTGTATCTGTGGGGGAATTAATAATAACCGTAAATTATGAAAATCTTGATTTATTCCTTGAAAAATTGCAAAATCTGCTAGAAAATACTTTAAGCTTTGGATACGAAGTTTCAACAGGTATTTTCACTAAAACAAATATTACTGTTTCAGATTACTTAAAATTAGGTTATGGGATTGAGAATAACATTGATCCTCGTCTCATTGGAATGGTGGATCCTAATTCCAAGTCCCAAGATACTGTAAAATTAATAGGTGATTAAAAATGGCTTATAAAGCTCAATACTCCCCTGGAGAAACAAAAATTGCTGAAAACCGTAGGAATCACATGGATCCTGATTTTGAACTTAAAAAAATCAGGGAAATTGCTGATGAAGATATAGTTAATATATTAGGTCACAGAAACCCTGGAGAAGGTTACAAAAGCGTTCACCCCCCTCTCGAAGAAATGGATTTCGAAGAAGATATGATGAAAGAGCTTGTAGAACCTATTCCTGGTGCAGCTGCTGGTAACAGGACAAGATACGTCCAATTTACAGATTCAATGTATAATGCACCTGCTCAACCATATGATAGGGCAAGATCCTACATGTGGAGATTTAGAGGTGTAGATACTGGAACATTATCCGGAAGACAAGTTGTAGAAATGAGAGAATCTGACTTAGAGAAAATTTCCAAAACATTAATTGAAACTGAACTCTTTGACCCTGCAAAAACAGGAATAAGAGGTGCAACTGTTCACGGACACTCATTAAGATTAGATGAAAATGGATTGATGTTTGATGCTCTTCAAAGATATGTTTTCAACGAAGAAACTAAACAGATATCATATGTAAAGGATCAGGTTGGAAGACCTCTTGATGAGCCTGTAAACGTGGGAGAAGCTTTAGATGATGAACATCTCAAAGAAATAACCACAATCTACAGAAGCGATAATATCAGCATGCGTGATGATAAAGAAGCAATAGAAGTAGTCGAAACAATCCACGCTGCCAGAACCGAAGGTGGATTTGGATTAGATGTTTTCAAAAACGATTTAAAGCGTAAATTAGGTGAATAAAATGGCTGAAGATAAGAAATTTTTAAAAGCTTTAAAAGGTAAATTTAATGGAGATCCAAACGAAACTAGCACAGACTATTACTGTTTTGGAGGTTGGGAACAATCCCCTCGTAAAAAAGAATTCAATGAATACGCTGAAAAGATCGTTGCAGAAAGAGGAGGGCTTCCAGGTTATAACCCAGATATTGGGGTACCATTAGGTCAAAGACAGTTAATGTCCTACAAAATTTCTGGAACAGACACATACGTAGAAGGGGATGATCTTCACTTCTGTAACAACAGCGCTATCCAGCAATTATCCGACGATATAAAAAGAACAATTATCGTAGGTATGGATACAGCACACGCTGTGCTCGAAAGGCGTTTAGGTGTAGAAGTAACTCCTGAAACAATAAACGAGTACATGGAAACAATCAATCACGCACTCCCTGGTGGAGCAGTTGTTCAGGAACACATGGTAGAAGTTCACCCAGGTTTAGTAGGCGACTGTTACGCTAAAATATTCACCGGTGACGATACTCTTGCTGATGAATTAGATTCAAGATTCCTTATAGACATAAACAAGGAATTCCCAGAAGAACAGGCAGAAATGCTTAAAAAATATGTGGGTTCAAAAACCTACCAGGTGAGCAGACTACCAACAAGCGTCGTCAGAACCTGTGATGGTGGTACAACCTCAAGATGGTCTGCTATGCAGATAGGAATGAGTTTCATTTCAGCATACAAACTTTGTGCTGGAGAAGCGGCAATATCTGAATTTGCATACGCTGCAAAACACGCAGACGTAATTGAAATGGCTAACTTTTTACCAGCAAGAAGAGCAAGAGGGCCAAACGAACCTGGTGGAATTTCATTCGGTATATTAGCAGATATGATACAAACCTCAAGAGTATCAGAAGACCCTGCAGAAATAACTCTCGAAGTTATCGCAGCTGGAGCAGCAATCTACGATCAAATCTGGCTTGGTTCATACATGTCAGGTGGTGTCGGATTCACACAATACGCTACAGCAGCATACACCGACGATATTCTCGACGATTTCGTATACTACGGTATGGAATATGTACAGGATAAATTCGGTATATGTGGTGCTAAAGCAGATGATGCAGTCGTAAAAGACATATCAACTGAAGTAACTCTCTACTCTATGGAACAATACGAAATTCCAACACTCTTAGAAGACCACTTTGGTGGATCACAAAGAGCATGTGTAGCTGCAGCAGCAGCAGGTGTTTCCACTGCATTTGCAACTGGAAACGCAAACGCTGGAATTAACGGTTGGTACTTAAGCCAGATATTACACAAAGAAGTTCACAGCAGGTTAGGATTCTACGGTTACGACTTACAGGACCAGTGTGGAGCTTCAAATTCACTCTCAATTAGAAGTGATGAAGGTCTTATACACGAATTAAGAGGTCCTAATTACCCTAACTACGCAATGAACGTAGGTCACCAGCCAGAATATGCAGGTATCGCTCAAGCACCTCACGCTGCAAGAGGAGACGCTTTCTGTGTCAATCCTTTAATAAAAATAGCATTTGCCGATAAGAACCTTACTTTCGACTTCGAAAGCCCAAGGAAATCTATCGCAAAAGGTGCATTAAGAGAATTTATGCCAGCAGGAGAAAGGGATTTAATTAACCCTGCAGGTTAATAAACCTAAAATATATTATAAAATGTGGATTAATTCCACTATTCGCTCGAAAATTCCCTCAAAATTCGTAGAATTTTGGGGCATCAAAAATCGAAGATTTTTGAAAGCTATGAATTTTCGGCGCCCCAAACACACTTTGTGTGTTTGAGGGTTTTTTATTTTATTCATACTATATTTTTTTTAATTCTTTATTCCTAAAAAAATATTTTTTTGTAGAAGTTCAGATTTAATAAGTTTAAATCTTTATAATACCAAATAGAATATGTTAAATAGGTATTATCACCATATATCTTTGTATAGTTGGGATATAATTAAATGAAAAAGCATATTTAGCTAAATAGTATCAAAAAGACGGACATAAGAATATAACCTAATTATGGTGAATGCATGTCAATAGTGGAAAGAAGGGAAAGAGAAAAAAAGAAACGTCAAAATGATATTATAAATGCAGCTGAGAAATTATTTTTTTCCAAAGGCTTTGATAACGTTTCTATGAGGGACATAGCCAGTGAAGTTGAACTAAGTAAGGCAACTCTGTATCTCTACTTTCAGAATAAAGAATCATTATTCTTTGCCATTGTACTGCGGGGAACCCGAATTTTGAATTCTATGATTAGAAACGCAGTACAGAAAGAGGAAAAAGGTATTAATAAGGTGGCGGCTTTTAGAAACGCATATAATGATTTTACCCAACAATATCCAGATTATATTCAAATTTATAATTACTTTCAGTCCGGAAGATTCAATCTGGCGGATAAAAAAATTGGTAAAGAAAATAAAAGAATTAAAAACCATGCTGAGAATTCTATTCCTTACGTCAGTGAGTGTGCAATGGAAATACTTAAACTTCGTAAAGAAAGGTTTTCTCTTCTATGTAATTCCATCCAGAAAGGTATAGACGATGGGACAATCAGGAAGGATATTGATCCTGTTGAAGTTGCCGTTCTTCTATCTGCAATATCTAAAAGTTTATCTAATATACCTTCAGATCGAAAAAAAATACTTCAAGATCATGGAATAGATCATGAAAAATATTTCCTGGATGTTAGTGACTTAATACAACATATGATAATGAACAAAGACAAATGAAATAATCTTTACCTTTTCAGTGATATATGATCAAACTGAACTTGTAAAATATTTGACCCATTTAGATTATCCCAGTAAATCCTCAATCGATTATTTTAAAATATTGATAGTGTCCTTCAGTTCTAGTTTTGAACAATTAGCCATGTATACGCTGAAAACTAATAACATAATTAAAAAAGATTTTTTTATAAATATTTGAATTTTCATCATTATATCAGCAGATTTTTGACTTTCCATCTTAACAACTTTCATTTCTGAAAAAATACAACTTAGTTTAGGGCATCTTTAGATGATACATTTGAGCTGAAGATGTTTTAGATGCCCTAACCTGTTGTTTAATTGTTCAAGATCAATATAGATCTATTAAGGGGGGAGGGAAATGGCAATTAACGCTTTAAGTAATACCTTATAATGTTTTGCCATTACCAATTGAGATTAATCTTTAATCTATATAATACTTTCTATTTGTTCGGTATTATTACTTTAATTTTCATTTTTTATAAATCAGTAATAAAAAACATCGATAGTCAAAGAAAACAAAAAAATATTTCATAAAAAGTAAATCTTGTCCAAAATCCTCATCAATTCAAAAATTCTTAAACTCTTTTTCTAATAGTAACTGTATGGGCCATTACAAGGGCAGAAAGTAAAATATACGCCAGCATTGCAGAACCATTAAATGTTCTGTTAAATACAAAAAGACCAATGAAGGTTTGAGTAATAAATGCTGTCAAAGCTCCAATTAAGAGTGCTTCTTTTCCAAGATACATTCGACTTCCATTTTTTCTTTTACTTCTGTACTTTTTAAGTATAAAAAATCCAGTACAAATAACCAGTATTGTCCAGCCAAGAAACGCTAAAAGAACCCCATATCCAAAGTCAAAAGATATGCCGTATATTCCTGGAAGCATGTAATCTATATAATCTTTTTTGGTTACTAAAACCCCGTAAAACAAGGGGAAAGGAAGTGTTAAGGCATGTATCAGGTTCATTGGTAATGATATATACCCTTCTGAGCTTCCAAGACATTGAGAACCCCAATAACAAGAGCCCTGAACATGTCCCCACAAAAGAGAATTTTTTAAAACCATTGTAAGGCTTGGCAGGGCAAATTCTTCAATTCTTGAAATCCTTAAAAGAGGGCTTAAAACAGGAGCATTCAGAATCTTTGATAATGCCTCTAAAATACCGAATCCTGCTATTCCTGCGATAATAACACTTATAACCGTTTTTGGAGTTAGTTTGGAACTTCTCTTAAAGCTCTTTGACATTATAAGTGTTCCTACTATCCATCCTAAAAACCAGAGAATTAAAAATGATCTGTGCATTAATCCCCCAGCAATAGCTATTACTCCAAAAAGGATCCATGACATTGCTTTAATTGAGTTTGATTTAATGTCAACTTCACTTAGAAGACTTGCTGAGGCTGCAAGAGTTGTCCAGCCAAAAAGAGCTATTGAACCAAACGGATGAGTGAATTCATGATGAGATACAAATGGAAGGAAAAGAAATGTGGCATCTAATCCAAATACAACTGAAAGCAGCACTGTTAATATGAGTGCAATGAAAAGAACCATGCTTAAAGGAATTGATAGAACATTGAAAAATAGCATGACTCCCAGATGTATAATTACTGCAAATTCGAGTATTAACTGAAGATGACTTTCTGCCAGTATCATTTTATCACTGAATAAACCGTTAATTTGATAGCAAAATTATTCTAAATAAACTTGTTTTTAGTATAATATAACTTTAACTTTAAAATTCATCTAAAATTTAAAAATTTAATAAGATACGGGGCAATTCCCATATCAATAATTTCTACTGTCCAGTTATCAGACCTTCAATGTAGTCAAAAATACTCTGTAAATAATTCATGATCTGATCTAAAATTCCACTCTGAGAAACCTGACCTGTGATATCATTCAACTGTTGTTTGAATCCTGCCAGATCTCCTTGAACTTTTTGTGAATTTGCAATTGCATCTGCAATCTGCTGTGCCTGAGCATCAGATAGATTAATATTCAAATTGGCTGCAATGTTAATTACAATTACCTTAATTTGAGCTGGATCCTGTAAATTCTGTTTTTGAACTTCATTTTTAACCTGTTCAAATAAATCAGCTATTTTATCAGGATTTTGTCCAGTTTGATTTACTATCTGTGTTTCTGTGTATAATTCTTCTGTTGCAGCTTTTTTTACACTCTCTGGAATATCAGCACCTACAGCAATCTCATAAGATTTCAATACTCCAGTAAGGGCTGCTTCTCCTGATGATTGGACAGGTGATGTAACCACTACGTATCCCTTATCAATTCCTGAAGACTTAAGGGCATTTGAATACATTTTTGGAGTTACGATTTTCACTTTGCTTTTATCAACTACAACTTTAATTCCATTAGTATAACTCAAATCAACCATAGCGCAGGAGTATATTTTACTTGAAGGATATATCCTCCCTGTTATGTCTTTAGAAATTTGATTGACTTCATTCGCTGTTACAATTTTTTGTGTAGCATCTGAAACTTTTTTATCAGTATGTGATTGAAAATAGTCCATCACCGAGCTTTTCCACTGAGAATTATCATTGGTTGCTTCTCCAATGGTCACAGCAAACCCTGATGCGCCATAAATTGGACTTACCACCATTAACAAAAGAAAAATTCCAATTATTATTTTTTTCATTTAACCACCTCTCAACCGCTCGAAATCTATGATTTTCGGTGTTTGCGAAATATTCGAAATCTTTGATTTCGATGCAGCAAATCGAAGATTCGCATGTTTAATTATCGCGACCGAAAAACCCAAAGGTTTTTGCATGCTCACAAAACTGGAGGTTTTGTGGCCATGAAAATTTTCAATTTTCATATGCTTACGAAACACAAGTTTCTTAGCTGGAAAAAAATACTTTTTTCCACGCCCAAAAACACTTTGTGTTTGAGGGTTTTTTTCCTTGAAATTTCTTTAATTCTATTTAATTATAATGATTCTTATCATTTAAAAGATGTAAACTTTTCGATTAAGTAATATAGATATATTTATTAAACTCATTAAAAAAATTAAAAAATTCACCCTAAAAGCACGACTCTACTTTCATATGCCTTATCTTTTATCTCTAAATTACATTTTTCTGCTATGGTGTTTGCAAAGTCATAAGTTTCCTGATTTGAGGGCATATTTTCCCATTTTAATCTTCTTCTTGAGTCACCAACATACATATATGCTTTGACTTCAACATAATCTGGATTGGCTCTTTTAATTATAGCAGCGTATTCATCTGCTTTTTGCATATTATAATCTTTAACACATGTCATTCTTATTACAGACCTGCATTTAAAGCTTGAAAGCATATCAAGGCTTCTGTTTAGGTTATTCCATCCATTATCTATTTGAGGAAGGCATAATTTTTCAAATATTTTTTTATTAGGAGCATCAAGAGACACATAAAGTTGTGTAGGCTCTTCTTCAAGATTTTCCAGTTTCTGAGGATTCATTCCATTTGTAACTAAAAATGTTGTAAACTTTCTTCTGTGAAATTCTTCAATTAAATCATCAATCTTTGGATAGATCATTGGTTCTCCGGCAAGGGAAATTGCCGCATGTTTTGGGTCCTGGGATTCATCAAGCTTCTTTTTATCTGCTTTGTCATTCCCAAAAAAGCCACAAAGAAGATTTCTCTGTGCAGCAATGCTGCCGTCAATTATCTCTCCTGGATCATCCATTTCTCCTTTCCATTGAGTTTCAGTTAATGAAACATCTCTCCAGCAGAATAAACATTTTTGATGACAGAAAGGGACACTTGGAGACATTTGCAAGCATCTATGGCTTTCTATTCCATAGAATTTTTGTTTATAACACACACCTTCATTTAATATGCTTTTTTTAGTCCAGTGACATATTTTAGCTGCAGCATGCCTGTAATTACCCACAAATCTATATCCAATTTTTTCAAGTTTTTCCATATTCTCTATTGAAAGTGACATTTTCTGATCCTAGTTGATTTTTTCTGTAATTTCAATATCATATTATATTAATATTAATTTAAATCAATTCATTGTTTTTCATATTCCTTTAATACAGGAGTTTTACAAGTTAAATACCAATATGATTTGTTTTTTATCGTTATAAACAATTAAAAATAGATTACTTATGCAAATAAGTATCTATAATAATTTATATCTAATTTAATAAATTTAATTAATTGTAATAATGCATTGGATGAGCTTATTTTCAGAAAGTAAGAATTAATATGAATTAATTTATCAGAATACAGAATGAAGATTCCTACTCCCTACTACCTGTCATAAATTCGCTATTATGGAGCTTTAAATCAAAAAAACGACACTGTGAACACTTTTTTAGGAAAATTAAATCAAAAGATTTATATATGATCTTAATTTGAATAGAATATGTCCAAAGCGTTCCTAGAGAGTACATTAAACACTACGGAACTTGGAGGCGGTACAATTAAGCGACGATCGGCATGTGCGTTGCTATTAGTATTAACAATGGCAATGTGCATTTTCCCTTCATTTGGAGGGACAGTAAACCAAGTTGCATCGGACGATAATGCAAAAATTGGTTTAAACAAAGATATACAACCTTTAGAAGTCAACGCGGCTTCTAAATACAAAAAATCGAAGAAAAAGATAAAAACTTCTAAGAAAAAATCAAAGAAGAAAAAGAAATCAACGAAAAAGAAGTACAAAAAAGCAAAAGCTTCTTACAAATACAAAAAAACAGTGTACAAGTCTTATACATGCACCAGTTCAAGTGCATTTAAAAATGACCCAAAATTAAACAGTATAATGATATCCGGAAGTAAATTCAGATACAGTGGAGCTCACCACACCGGTGCAGAACTAGTAAAATACGGTTCTGGCGACTGCTGGGCCATGAGCGACTATTTAAACACCCAATTCACAAAAGCCGGATACCAATCAAGAATAATTCAATACCCAACAAGTTATTCAAGCAGGCATAGATCTGTACAGGTTTATATTGAAGGAACCTGGCAAACAGTTCCATATAGAAGTTACGGGTATCATTACCTCTTTGTATAGGTAATAAACCTTTAACTGTTAAAACAAGTGATAGTCATTGATTTCATCTTTTTTTATTTTAAAATTTTATTTTCTAATTTAAAATTATTAAACAATTTTTAATGGAATGTCAAAGACATTTTTAACATTTATCAATCCCCCACCCATTACCCATACATTTTTATATTGATAAAAAAGAAATATTATATTAATATTTGCTTTTTTGGAGGATAATCATGAACAAAATCAAAGAAACTCCAATTGTAATTTTAAATTTTAAAACATATTTAGAATCTACTGGAGAAAATGCTCTAAACCTTGCCAAAAGCTCACAGAGTGTTGCAGAAGAAACAGGTGTTAATATGATGGTTGCGCCCCAGTATGGGGATATTTACAGAATTTCACAGGAAGTGGATATTCCCGTATTAGCACAACATATTGACCCCATAGATGCTGGAGGACATACAGGCAGTATACTGCCAGAATGTGTAAAAGAAGCAGGAGCTGTAGGTACGCTCATAAACCATTCTGAGCAAAGAATGCAGCTTTTTAATATTGATGCTGCAGTTAAAAAAGCTTTTTCCCTTGGAATGAGCAGTGTAGTTTGTACCAATAATATAGAAACAAGCACAGCCGCAGCAACATTAAATCCTGACTTTGTAGCAATAGAACCTCCTGAACTGATAGGATCTGGCATTCCAGTATCTCAAGCAGAACCCGAAATTGTTGAAAAAACTGTGGAAATGATTCACAATATCAATCCTCAAGTGAGGGTACTTTGTGGTGCCGGAATATCAACAGGAGATGATCTCAAGGCCGCGATAGATTTAGGAAGTGAAGGAGTACTTCTTGCATCAGGAATAATTCTTGCAGATGACCCTAAAAAAGCACTTCTTGACCTTGTAAGCAAGATATAGGGTGAAATAAATGTCCCTTCAATTTTTTACCATTGATGACTTTGATATGGAAGACAAAACAGTTCTTGTGAGGGTGGATATAAATTCCCCCGTAGATCCAAGCAGTGGATCTATTTTAGATGACACACGAATGAAATTGCATTCTCAAACCATAGCTGAAATATCAAAAAAGGGCGCAAAAACCGTTATACTTGCTCACCAAAGCCGTCCAGGAAAAAATGACTTTACAACAATGGAAGAACACTCCAAAGCATTATCTAATATTTTAAATCATCCTGTAAATTATATTGATGACATATTTGGAAGTGCTGCCAGAAAAAAAATAAAAGAAATGCAAAAGGGAGATATACTTTTACTTGAAAATGTGCGTTTTTATTCTGAAGAAATTCTTAATCGAGAACCTTCAGAACAGGCAAAAACCCATATGGTTCAAAAATTAAGCCCTGTTGTTGATTACTTTATTAATGATGCCTTTGCAGCAGCACATAGATCACAACCATCTCTGGTTGGTTTTGCACTAACTCTGCCTTCTGGTGCTGGTAGAGTAATGGAAAATGAGCTCAATTCATTGTATAGTGCCGTAGATAATGTAAAAAGACCCTGCGTATATGTCCTGGGTGGAGTAAAAGTAGATGATTCTATTATGGTCATGGAAAACGTTCTAAGAAGTGGCAGTGCGGATTATATACTCACAACAGGCCTTGTTGCTAATATATTTCTCTGGGCATCTGACGTTAACATAAGGAAATATAATAAGAAATTTATAGAAGACAGAGGATACTGTGATTTTGTTAAAAAAGGTAAACAAATGTTAAAGGAATTTAAGGGTAAAATTAAAATGCCAGTTGACGTGGCAGTTTGCATAGATGATAAAAGAGAAGAATATAAGATAAATAATATTCCGGACAAGCCTATATTCGATATAGGCACAGAAACTATTAAAGAATATGCCCGATTCATAAGAGAGGCGAAAACAATATTTGCAAATGGCCCTGCCGGAGTTTTTGAAAAAGAAGGGTTTAGTGTAGGTACAGAAGACATTTTAAATGCTATTGCATCATCTCGCGGATATTCTATAATTGGTGGCGGTCATTTAGCTGCTGCAGCCGGCCATATGGGATTATCTTCAGGTATAGATCATCTAAGCAGTGGTGGTGGAGCATCGATTAATTTGCTAGCTGGCCAGAAACTTCCAGTTGTTGAGGTGTTGAGGGAAGTTACTCTTAGATGAATAAATAATACTACCATTAACTTTTTATATCTTTAATTCAAAAGAATAAAATTCCAGTGAATTTAATTGAATATACTTATGTAATCAAATTAAATTACCACAAACTATTTAAACTAAAATATCTAAAACCTAAAAATGCCTCGGTAGCTCAGTCTGGTGGAGCGCGAGACTTGTAATCTCGTGGTCGCGGGTTCAATTCCCGTCCGGGGCTTTAGGCCAAATAAATAGAGACGTTTAAATACATCATAAGGGACCATAGGGTAGCTTGGTCGATCCTTTGGGCTTTGGGAGCCTGAGACTCCGGTTCAAATCCGGGTGGTCCCATCCCATTAATCTTAAAAGAATGTTATAACACGTTTTCAATTCCCGCCTTAGCTCAATTTGGCAGAGCATCGGACTGTAGATCCGAGGGTTGCTGGTTCAAGTCCGGCAGGCGGGATTCTAATTACTGAAATAGTGTTGTAAAAATAATAACAAAGACTATATATTGAAAGAAATAGAAAAGTATTTAAGTATGTATACGTATACCCTATTATACTCTCATTCTTAAGAGCTGCCCTGGTGGTGTAGGGGCTATCATGTGGGCCTGTCGAGCC is part of the Methanobacterium sp. genome and harbors:
- the mcrB gene encoding coenzyme-B sulfoethylthiotransferase subunit beta; this encodes MPTYEDRIDLYGVDGKLLEENVPLEAVSPMVNPTIEKIVHEVKRSVAVNLAGIESALENAAYGGKANFVPGRELKLPIVENVDVISEKIRKMIQVSEDDDFNIKLINDGSQMLVQMPTQRMTMAADYTVSTLVAGGAVVQAIIDTFDVGKYDAPAVKTAVLGRYPQTVDFTGANVSALLGPPVMLEGLGYGLRNIMANHVVAITKKNTLNAVALSSILEHTSAFETGDALGAFERFHLLGMAYQGLNANNLVFDLVKENGKGTVGTVVASVVERALDDGVIKVAKTMPSGFKMYEPNDWALWNAYAASGLIASVIVNIGAARAAQGVPSTLLYYNDILEYETSLPGVDYGRVEGTGVGMSFFSHSIYGGGSPGTFHGNHVVTRHSKGFVVPCAAASMCLDAGTQMFSVESTSGLMGTVYGDIEYFKEPIKYVADGAREVKDKL
- the mcrD gene encoding methyl-coenzyme M reductase operon protein D yields the protein MEEIKAVDVKIFPYRRLKPGTTEKILNSIMEFDGILRVIVNGNSIPKTVVFGPAKGTQVNHEDRKVIKVKEDPVELRVSVGELIITVNYENLDLFLEKLQNLLENTLSFGYEVSTGIFTKTNITVSDYLKLGYGIENNIDPRLIGMVDPNSKSQDTVKLIGD
- the mcrG gene encoding coenzyme-B sulfoethylthiotransferase subunit gamma; its protein translation is MAYKAQYSPGETKIAENRRNHMDPDFELKKIREIADEDIVNILGHRNPGEGYKSVHPPLEEMDFEEDMMKELVEPIPGAAAGNRTRYVQFTDSMYNAPAQPYDRARSYMWRFRGVDTGTLSGRQVVEMRESDLEKISKTLIETELFDPAKTGIRGATVHGHSLRLDENGLMFDALQRYVFNEETKQISYVKDQVGRPLDEPVNVGEALDDEHLKEITTIYRSDNISMRDDKEAIEVVETIHAARTEGGFGLDVFKNDLKRKLGE
- the mcrA gene encoding coenzyme-B sulfoethylthiotransferase subunit alpha; translation: MAEDKKFLKALKGKFNGDPNETSTDYYCFGGWEQSPRKKEFNEYAEKIVAERGGLPGYNPDIGVPLGQRQLMSYKISGTDTYVEGDDLHFCNNSAIQQLSDDIKRTIIVGMDTAHAVLERRLGVEVTPETINEYMETINHALPGGAVVQEHMVEVHPGLVGDCYAKIFTGDDTLADELDSRFLIDINKEFPEEQAEMLKKYVGSKTYQVSRLPTSVVRTCDGGTTSRWSAMQIGMSFISAYKLCAGEAAISEFAYAAKHADVIEMANFLPARRARGPNEPGGISFGILADMIQTSRVSEDPAEITLEVIAAGAAIYDQIWLGSYMSGGVGFTQYATAAYTDDILDDFVYYGMEYVQDKFGICGAKADDAVVKDISTEVTLYSMEQYEIPTLLEDHFGGSQRACVAAAAAGVSTAFATGNANAGINGWYLSQILHKEVHSRLGFYGYDLQDQCGASNSLSIRSDEGLIHELRGPNYPNYAMNVGHQPEYAGIAQAPHAARGDAFCVNPLIKIAFADKNLTFDFESPRKSIAKGALREFMPAGERDLINPAG
- a CDS encoding TetR/AcrR family transcriptional regulator; translation: MSIVERREREKKKRQNDIINAAEKLFFSKGFDNVSMRDIASEVELSKATLYLYFQNKESLFFAIVLRGTRILNSMIRNAVQKEEKGINKVAAFRNAYNDFTQQYPDYIQIYNYFQSGRFNLADKKIGKENKRIKNHAENSIPYVSECAMEILKLRKERFSLLCNSIQKGIDDGTIRKDIDPVEVAVLLSAISKSLSNIPSDRKKILQDHGIDHEKYFLDVSDLIQHMIMNKDK
- a CDS encoding DUF1002 domain-containing protein, whose translation is MKKIIIGIFLLLMVVSPIYGASGFAVTIGEATNDNSQWKSSVMDYFQSHTDKKVSDATQKIVTANEVNQISKDITGRIYPSSKIYSCAMVDLSYTNGIKVVVDKSKVKIVTPKMYSNALKSSGIDKGYVVVTSPVQSSGEAALTGVLKSYEIAVGADIPESVKKAATEELYTETQIVNQTGQNPDKIADLFEQVKNEVQKQNLQDPAQIKVIVINIAANLNINLSDAQAQQIADAIANSQKVQGDLAGFKQQLNDITGQVSQSGILDQIMNYLQSIFDYIEGLITGQ
- the twy1 gene encoding 4-demethylwyosine synthase TYW1 — protein: MSLSIENMEKLEKIGYRFVGNYRHAAAKICHWTKKSILNEGVCYKQKFYGIESHRCLQMSPSVPFCHQKCLFCWRDVSLTETQWKGEMDDPGEIIDGSIAAQRNLLCGFFGNDKADKKKLDESQDPKHAAISLAGEPMIYPKIDDLIEEFHRRKFTTFLVTNGMNPQKLENLEEEPTQLYVSLDAPNKKIFEKLCLPQIDNGWNNLNRSLDMLSSFKCRSVIRMTCVKDYNMQKADEYAAIIKRANPDYVEVKAYMYVGDSRRRLKWENMPSNQETYDFANTIAEKCNLEIKDKAYESRVVLLG
- the tpiA gene encoding triose-phosphate isomerase, with the translated sequence MNKIKETPIVILNFKTYLESTGENALNLAKSSQSVAEETGVNMMVAPQYGDIYRISQEVDIPVLAQHIDPIDAGGHTGSILPECVKEAGAVGTLINHSEQRMQLFNIDAAVKKAFSLGMSSVVCTNNIETSTAAATLNPDFVAIEPPELIGSGIPVSQAEPEIVEKTVEMIHNINPQVRVLCGAGISTGDDLKAAIDLGSEGVLLASGIILADDPKKALLDLVSKI
- the pgk gene encoding phosphoglycerate kinase; the encoded protein is MSLQFFTIDDFDMEDKTVLVRVDINSPVDPSSGSILDDTRMKLHSQTIAEISKKGAKTVILAHQSRPGKNDFTTMEEHSKALSNILNHPVNYIDDIFGSAARKKIKEMQKGDILLLENVRFYSEEILNREPSEQAKTHMVQKLSPVVDYFINDAFAAAHRSQPSLVGFALTLPSGAGRVMENELNSLYSAVDNVKRPCVYVLGGVKVDDSIMVMENVLRSGSADYILTTGLVANIFLWASDVNIRKYNKKFIEDRGYCDFVKKGKQMLKEFKGKIKMPVDVAVCIDDKREEYKINNIPDKPIFDIGTETIKEYARFIREAKTIFANGPAGVFEKEGFSVGTEDILNAIASSRGYSIIGGGHLAAAAGHMGLSSGIDHLSSGGGASINLLAGQKLPVVEVLREVTLR